Proteins encoded within one genomic window of Humulus lupulus chromosome 1, drHumLupu1.1, whole genome shotgun sequence:
- the LOC133812570 gene encoding glycine-rich protein A3-like has product MSKDDHNPYDDRDRGLFSHLAGAYYPQHHSGSYPPPPSAYPPPPQAYPPPPGYPPAGYPPPPPHAAYPPHYPPPGGYHPAAYPPPAPFPYPAPGHHHSGQSGPGMAPMLAGGLTAAAAAYGAHRLSHGHMGYHGGYHGGYHHGKFKHGKFGKRWKHGGFGKHGGFGKFKRWK; this is encoded by the exons ATGTCAAAGGACGACCATAACCCTTACGATGACCGAGACAGAGGGCTCTTCTCTCATCTCGCCGGTGCATACTATCCCCAGCACCATTCCGGATCTTACCCTCCTCCGCCCTCTGCATATCCACCGCCGCCACAAGCCTACCCTCCTCCTCCTGGGTACCCACCTGCCGGATACCCTCCTCCGCCTCCTCATGCCGCATACCCACCGCACTATCCTCCCCCTGGTGGATACCATCCCGCCGCTTATCCTCCTCCTGCTCCTTTTCCATATCCTGCACCAG GGCACCACCACAGCGGTCAAAGCGGACCTGGTATGGCACCCATGCTGGCTGGAGGTCTGACGGCTGCAGCTGCTGCTTACGGGGCGCACCGCCTTTCGCATGGTCACATGGGTTACCATGGGGGCTACCATGGGGGTTACCATCACGGTAAGTTCAAGCATGGTAAGTTCGGGAAGCGCTGGAAGCATGGTGGGTTTGGGAAGCATGGTGGGTTTGGCAAGTTCAAGAGATGGAAGTGA
- the LOC133780212 gene encoding uncharacterized protein LOC133780212: MWASGWAAGGRPTTGDGSGVGPEEGSGPNGGAAGLEMQLALGGNFVQTLVICYMLKLMGAGLGVALAEGKVDRWRGPGEFLEILWPVIFVDETLLKNRHGGTLFLASMLDSNNNIFVLAFGIADSENDNSWLWFFSKLRDTYGEPEGLAIVSDRHKSIDNAVHIVYPNAFHGACMFHLLNNLKSKYGSHGEELQMKFLIAAKAYTKTECEQYMRGLDRLDRRIRPYLEKAKFETWTRSYSPTKRYTMMISNIAESLNATLKAARNLPIDILVECLRSLVQKWVWNNSNNANGTFTKISTTTENELRHDIVSKMKFQEDEMPYGHAVVVIAKRNLSVYDYCAMFYRTETLKALYQENVHPLPHKDEWNLPQHLDIMVLPPKTTIPAGRPRKKRIRSRGEPKVIITCGKCGQPGHNRKTCRNPPIEKPNKQKKPKTQIHILQQNKPLIALFIERVTFIFIKYYSVFLIKLFQI; the protein is encoded by the exons ATGTGGGCCTCGGGTTGGGCTGCTGGAGGCAGGCCCACGACTGGAGATGGGAGTGGCGTTGGGCCTGAGGAGGGATCCGGCCCAAATGGAGGAGCTGCTGGCTTGGAGATGCAGCTGGCGCTGGGAGGCAACTTCGTACAGACGCTGGTGATATGCTACATGTTGAAGCTGATGGGAGCTGGTCTCGGCGTGGCCCTTGCTGAAGGGAAAGTGGACAGGTGGCGTGGGCCTGGG GAATTTTTAGAGATACTGTGGCCAGTAATTTTTGTTGATGAAACTTTATTGAAAAATAGACATGGTGGTACCCTATTTTTAGCATCAATGTTAGATTCAAACAACAATATTTTCGTGTTGGCTTTTGGAATAGCAGACTCTGAAAATGATAATTCATGGCTTTGGTTCTTCTCCAAACTGAGAGACACCTATGGAGAACCCGAAG GATTGGCTATAGTTTCCGACAGACACAAGAGCATAGACAATGCTGTACATATTGTGTACCCAAATGCTTTCCATGGAGCTTGCATGTTTCACTTGCTCAATAATTTGAAAAGCAAGTATGGAAGTCATGGAGAAGAGCTACAAATGAAATTCCTTATAGCAGCAAAAGCATACACAAAAACAGAATGTGAACAGTACATGAGAGGCCTTGATAGACTTGACAGACGCATTAGACCCTATTTAGAGAAAGCCAAGTTTGAAACTTGGACAAGATCATACTCGCCAACAAAAAGATACACCATGATGATATCCAACATCGCAGAATCACTCAACGCTACACTAAAAGCTGCAAGAAATCTCCCCATTGATATCTTGGTTGAATGCCTTAGAAGTTTGGTTCAAAAGTGGGTTTGGAACAACTCAAATAATGCAAACGGAACATTCACAAAAATCTCTACAACAACAGAGAATGAATTGAGGCATGACATTGTTTCAAAAATGAA GTTTCAAGAAGATGAAATGCCTTATGGCCATGCAGTAGTTGTCATTGCAAAGAGAAACTTGAGTGTGTATGATTATTGTGCAATGTTCTACAGAACAGAAACATTGAAAgcattgtatcaagaaaatgttcATCCTTTGCCCCATAAAGATGAATGGAATCTCCCACAACACTTGGACATAATGGTGCTGCCTCCAAAGACAACAATCCCAGCAGGAAGaccaagaaagaaaagaataagatcaAGAGGGGAACCTAAAGTAATAATCACCTGTGGGAAATGTGGGCAACCAGGACATAACAGGAAGACTTGTAGGAATCCTCCAATTGAGAAgccaaacaaacaaaaaaagccAAAGACACAGATTCATATTTTACAGCAAAACAAACCTTTAATAGCTTTATTCATTGAAAGAGTGACTTTCATATTCATCAAGTATTATTcagtatttttaataaaattgtttcaaATTTAA